In Desulfosudis oleivorans Hxd3, the DNA window AACCCCATGGAGCGCATGATATCCAGAATCCGGGGGTTGGGCAGGGCCTTGACCGCGTAATACTCCCGGAACCCCGGCACTGACGAAAAGGCGTCCAGCAGGGCCTTTCCGGTGCCGCGGATGCCGGCCTCGTCATAAATATGGAACGGGGTGCCGTAATGGGCCGCCACCTTGTCAAGCACGGGAAAAAGTCGATTTTCAAAAGCCTTTGACATCGGCATGATTACAATCCTCCATCACAAGAAATTGGCTTATCCTACTAAATTGTACGGGTTTGGGCAATATCTGTTTCCCGGCCCGGTGATGGGCTTGCGCCTTGACTTTTGCGCGCGGCCTGGGGTATTTTCACCTGTCTGATCATTCCACCCGCCAAAAGAGGCTTTTGTTCATGTCCGGAAAAATCACCATACGCAAGGCCGCAGAAGCGGATAAACCCAGAATTTTCGAACTGCTGCGCCAGGCCAACATGCATCACATCCCTTCACCGGAGATGCCGGAGCTAACCTTTGAAACCTACTATGTGGCCGAGGCGGACGGCGTGATCGCCGGGTTCTGCGGCTACAAAATACTGTCGCCCACGGAAGCCAAGACCGAACTGATGGTGGTGGACAAAACCTTTCGGGGCCGGGGCGTGGGCAACCTGCTCCAAGAGTTCCGCATGGAAAAAATGGCAACTGCCGGTATCCAAACCCTGACCACCAACACCGACCTGCCCCCCACCATTGCCTGGTATAAAAAACACTTTGGCTACAAAGCGGTGGGCACACTCAAAAAAATTCATGAATTCGGCGACCCGGCCATCGACACCTGGACCACCCTCCAGGTGGACTTACAGGCATGGGCCGCGAATCGAAACAGGTGACCCATGGAAACCCATCCCGACCTGATCCGGCCCTACCCCCTGACCCGGTATCCAAAGCTGATTATCAACGCGGCCCTTACCGGCATGGTGGCCACACGCAAAGACTCCCCCCACGTGCCCCTCACGGCCGATGAGATCGTAGCGGACGCGGCCCGGTGCCGGGATGCCGGCGCCGCCATCGTTCACCTTCATGCCAGGGGAAAAGATGGGAAACCGGTCTGTGAAAAAGCCTATTACCGGGAGATCATCGAGGGGGTGCGGGACCGGTGCCCGGACCTCATTGTATGCGCCTCCACCAGCGGCCGGGTCCATAACGCATTTGCCCAGCGCTCCGATGTGCTGGCCTTAACCGGCCGGGCCAGGCCCGACATGGCCAGCCTGACCCTGGGGTCGCTCAACTTTCCCAAAAGCGCGTCGGTCACCGACCCGGACATGATCCGGCAACTGGCGGAAAGCATGAAGGCAGCCGGCATCGTGCCCGAGCTGGAGGTATTTGACACCAGCATGCTCTACACCATGAAGGAGATGATCCGCACCGGCATTCTGACCCCGCCCTTCTACTGCAACCTGCTGCTGGGGTCGCTCTTCTCCACCCCGGCCACCCTGTTCAACCTGGCCTGCCTGGTCAAGGACATGCCCTACGAGACCCTGTGGGCCGCGGCCGGCATCGGCATCTTTCAGCTGAAGATGAACACCGCCGCCATTCTGATGGGGGGACATGTGCGGGTAGGGCTGGAGGACAGCCTTTACTACGACGCGGAAAAGACAGAACCGGCCACCAACCCGGGGCTGGTGGAACGGATCGCGCGGCTGGCGGAAACCCTGGGCCGAAAAATCGCCACCCCGGCCGAAGCCCGGCAAATGATCGGGCTGGCGCCGGCCTGATACCGCCCGTCCGCGATCGTACTCAACCCTGGTTCTGTCGAATCTTTTCCATCTCCTGGCAGGTGGGACATTTTCCGCAGGGACGGGGTTCTTTATCGGAGATGACCGGTTTCCGGCAGGACCAGGAGAGCTCCCGCAGGTCGGCCGGCAGCATGTTCCACACCGCCTGCTTGGTCAGGTGGGCCACCGGGTAGATGTAGGATCGATCGAACCGGAGCTCAAGGGGCAGGGTGGCGTGAAAAATCTCGTGGCCCCGGTTGGCGTTCATCCGGGACCCCGCACTTTCCATGTCCGACTTTGTCCGGCCCACGGCCACATGCATAATAGAGCTGTCCGCGGTGATGATGTTGGCCGCCATAAAGGCATACCAGTAGGTGTCGAAAGTAAAATAGCGGCGCATGAACGAGTAGTCGTGGCCGCTTTCTGTGTAAAGAAAATTCCTGTACCCCTTTTCCCGGAAATACCTGAATGTGGCCTGAATGGCCTTGCTCTCGGCCAGGGCACGGTTTTCCACGTTTTTCAGGTGCATGTGGTGCACATGGAGCCCGAAATCGGCATATTCCGGCTCCGTAAGCAGCCGGTACAGCACCCCCAGGGAGTCCAGCCCCCCGGAATACATGCACAAAATCTTTTTTTCCTGGACCATTATTTTCTTCCCGCAGCAGTGGTATTGTTCACAGGGAGGCGTCCCCCCTTCATCAGACGGCCCCAGCATAATCAATCGGTGGGCCAAAGACAACCTGAATTTCAGCTTCCGGTCATTTGTAGAGGCACAGAAGTGCCTTCTGG includes these proteins:
- a CDS encoding GNAT family N-acetyltransferase gives rise to the protein MSGKITIRKAAEADKPRIFELLRQANMHHIPSPEMPELTFETYYVAEADGVIAGFCGYKILSPTEAKTELMVVDKTFRGRGVGNLLQEFRMEKMATAGIQTLTTNTDLPPTIAWYKKHFGYKAVGTLKKIHEFGDPAIDTWTTLQVDLQAWAANRNR
- a CDS encoding BKACE family enzyme, giving the protein METHPDLIRPYPLTRYPKLIINAALTGMVATRKDSPHVPLTADEIVADAARCRDAGAAIVHLHARGKDGKPVCEKAYYREIIEGVRDRCPDLIVCASTSGRVHNAFAQRSDVLALTGRARPDMASLTLGSLNFPKSASVTDPDMIRQLAESMKAAGIVPELEVFDTSMLYTMKEMIRTGILTPPFYCNLLLGSLFSTPATLFNLACLVKDMPYETLWAAAGIGIFQLKMNTAAILMGGHVRVGLEDSLYYDAEKTEPATNPGLVERIARLAETLGRKIATPAEARQMIGLAPA